AAGCAATTCTGCTGCTAATAGTgcacttagagcatctccaatagacgGTCCATATATAAAAATAACTAATTTTTGGAGCTTCGAGAGCAAAAAGAGTTGCTTCAACAGACGGTCCATATGTAAAAAAAGTTGAACCACCGCCTCCTGGAGATGTAAAATTGAAAACTTCATGATGCAAATTTACATGACGAGATACAAGTATACAACTGATGTAAAACCGTGGCCGCACGCCAAACGAACAACAGCCACTTCATTCCCCTTCTGCCTCGCGACCGCCCGCCCGCgacccgcccgccgccgctccctGCTCGGCCGCCGCCCCGCCACAGCTCTCCGACGCCACCCCGCCGCGATTCAACCCCTCTTGggccgccgcgccgcgccgccccatCGCGTCCGCCTCTGCTTCGGCCGCCTCCGCCCCGCCCCGACCCCGTCCGCCTCCTCTCCGGCCACCTCAGCCCGGCCCCGCTCCGTCCGCCTCCTCTCCGGCCGCCTCCGCCTCTGGTCCGTCCGCCGCCCTGCTCCGTCCGCCGCCCTGCTCCGTCCGCCTCCGCCCcgcgccgcacgccgccgcccggcgccACACGCCACCACCCGCTCGGCCACCGCCCAAACTCGCTCCCCGCTAGGCCGCTGTCCGCTCCTCGATGAGCTGAAGAAAATGCAGAAGGGCTAGTCTGATTTCTTCGGCCTGAGGGCGAAGCCCTCCGGAAACTTCGGAGTGGAGTTCTTCGACGTCGGGCGGTGTTGGTGGCTCGGCACGTATCCCACTGCCGATGAGGCCGCGCGTGCCTACGACGTGGCGGTGTGGCGTGCCGAACGGCCAACAAGGGACCTCAACTTCCCGGAGGTCGAGTCCCAGGTAGTGGTGTAGTGGCTCCTGCCGCATGGCATCCGGATGGAGATGTCggggaagaaggcgaagaagagACCGACGGTTGTCGTCACTCCCGGCGAGAGCGACGAGGCGACGATTGTTCGGTTTGCGCGAGAGCATTCGCAGTACCTCCAGGCCGAGCTGGAGCACTACCAGAAGCGTGACGTCGAGGCGAAAAAGAAGGGGGTGAAGAAGGAGGACGAGGCCAGCCCCTCGACTGTGATCCTTATCGAGTCGTCGGATGAGGACTGGGGTGActccgaggaggaggatgaggggTGTGATGACCCGACCAAGGACAAGTTCTGGGAGCAGTTCCGCAGCTCCAACGACGAGGAGTAGTTTCATCTAGTAGTTCGAATAAGTAGTAGTTGAATTTGTGAATGAAACTATGTTGAATTTCATGTTTGAACTATGTTGAGATGAAGTAGTAGTTGGTCATTTTAATCTTCGTTTTGGACCATCTGTTGGAGttgctcttttatttacatcTCTGTTTTGGACCATCCGTTGGAGTTGAGCCTTTTTCAAAGATGTAAAAAGCATTTTTTGGTGCTCCAAATTTGGGCCATCATCGGTTTGGACCACCAAAATATACAttatctattggagatgctcttatataGTACGTATAGAAGTGCATCATACTTCTCCTGTTGGACACCCACAAGTCAGCCAATGTATAATACCGAAAACCAACACGGAAATTTGTGAAGATGGAAATTGGAAATTTAGGATGCCAACTTCTTTTAAATACAAAACTGAAGGTCAAAGAGTCTGCACATTGTTCCCTTGTTTTTTTTAAGGAGGAAGACCCCTGGCCTCTACATCTGGACGATGTATGCatccattttattaattattcacaaaagACCTTACAAAGAAATACAACAGTAAGTCCGAAaccaccgtctaggcaacatctgtcgctactcctatccagttgatgaagggatgctgatagttCGGGCCTAATACCAGAGACCTCGCagccaagcctaacatctaagacctaaTGCCTCAACCTAGCCACTTTTCGGGTTTGGGGCACACACTGGTCCGATGCGCTCTCAGAGGCCACCGCCGCCAACTATCACCGCTCCATCTTCAGAGTTGTACTGACGCATCATCCTTGCTCGGTCTAGTTGTCctcgacgccaccacggcgcccaacggcACCACCTCCCTGCGCGCAAACAGTTGAGCACGTCGCGATTGCCACTGATATAGATCAGCACCATGCTGCCAAGTACCACCAGCCGACACAGTTTGAAGTCTTTTgaagatctgtcgtgcgtagcacctgtcggtcaggcatgacttgacatctccaccgaagttccatgcaagacgaagccgctccacctcgTGCATGTgtcttccagcgctgctccacaaacgatgctcccaagagagaaacgacaccgcagtgccgccatcgtccgatctggaacaccagatcctagggtttcccctggagcagcacgagtgggtcgacaGTAGTTACACGACGATGCCTTCCCATCAAGGTAACGGCGTAGAACGCCTCCATCAACTGTCGTCGGCTCGGTTTTCATCGGCAACCATGTCTCCCCAACTCGCAGCCGGGACTAGATGATGAATCTTGAGATATCCGATCACCAAGCCTCTAGCTGGCCACCTTCGACGAAGAAGATGACCACCACCACTGGCCAGTGAGACGACGCGAGGTGAAGTAGGGCACTGCCAGCATGCGTCCTGGCCAGCACCACCGGCGCTAGGCCCGTTCCCTTGTTGAAATGGTTGGTCTGAAGTTCCCCACCGATGGTGATAGCTCCAGATTTCACTTATGGTCAGATCGGACAACATCGATGTTTGAGCTCGATTCTATCATTAAAGCATTGTTTTGGAGCGTAGTGTCCTTTTATCGGATCACATATCCCTTGACTAGTGGATTATGGTGCATGAAACCAATAGAGTCCGTTGGAGGTGTAGCGTGAAGAGGTACTACGTGATGACCTTATCTATCTATTGTATTATTTATTAAAAACGATAGTTGTGTTATAAAAACGGTAGAAAATGAGATGTAACATAAcacgatagaaaacaaatggctTAGATGTCACAGTAGATTAAGAGGTGTAAACGAAAGCCTGTGATTTGCAGAAAATAAGTACGTATGCACGTATCCTTATCCCAAATGTTTTTAGACCATATGTTCCCAGCCAGCATAGGAAATAGACGAGGTCCAGAAAAAAATTCTAAAtgataagtgccacacgtgtggcacgaaATAACACCACCCTGATCTTTTTTACATTAAAGTTGCCATCCGAAAAAAATCTCAAAAAAATTGAAACTTGCCATCCAAACAGAAAGTTGTCATCCTCTTGTAAGTAAACTTGCCATCAAAAAATGTCAGGAAAAAATTACTTTGTGCCACACGTGTAGCACTTATCAGGGTCCGAAAAAAAACTATTGCTAAAGGATGTTGGACTATCCCCATATGATGGAGCCAGTCCAATTCATAACTAGTCACCGTCGTGACACCCAGAGGGACAAGACGGCGGCCTCGACCTTCGACATGCTCTCCGGGCACTGCAAGCAGCCGTGCAAATTTAGACAAAGGTCTCTGTTTACTCATCTTGGATTCCTTTCTGTTGCCTACATTGCCATGTATAAATTGCGAACTACGTGTGTATAGGATAGATATCTACAGACGCAAAAGGATTACTCGCGTACAGGCTGTCACGTGGGTATGCACATAAATGTGTGGTTCTGATGTAATCTAGTTACAATACCTGGATTTTGTTTTTCAGATGCTTTCTGAGTAGTATTCATTATTACAGATCAAAACAGTTTGTGGATTCTTAATTTCTCCATCATAAGAAGAGAGGAAGTGAACAAGAGTGTGGAGATCAGGTTTAAGCATTGATGTATGTGATATGTAAGCAAACATATTTTTTTCCTGGTATGGTTGATTATATTCTTTTAATTTAAATAGTTATGCAATGAGATTACATGACGTAGCAAGCAGCGGTGAAATTCAAACTATAGACGACAACTTAATGCAGAGGGATGGTGGTGCAGCGTCGGCGTTCGCATCGCATGTAGCTGTTGGGATCGCAGAAAACGGGTGGCGACAACACATTAGTGGCTTCAATGGTGGTGTTAATCGAGCACCCGGTCTCAAGCTCCGAGGTGAAAGCCTAGGTCTAACCTGAGTTGGTTATACCTAGCAATGACGATGTTTTTATGTtattaccttgttgaaggcattggtGGGTTATGCTTGGACTCGATCTTCAAGGTGAAAACTTAGATTTTTGACATTTCGTGGTTGGATCTAGCTACGACGACACTTGAGCATCGCTCCCTTTCTGAAGGTGTTGTTGTTGAAGAATCCCGTCGCCCGTGTGGTGTCATCAGATGGTTGGTTCGGATATGGTCATTGTTATAGTTCGCCGACCGCAGATTTGATCGCTTTGGAGCTTTTTTTCCTTGCCTATACATAGGTTTGGTCGTATACGACTTTGCTATTTGTGGGCGTGTTCTGGGTGTGCGTGTGTTTGTGTTGGCTCTATGCATCCTAGCTATTCACATGCCAGGTTTGTGCTTTTTGTGtttgtatcctcttgatgctACACATTGAGCCAATAGAATCCATCCTTTATAAAAAAAGACAATGTGTCATGGGGGAGGTGTTTCGGCTCCCGGAAGCACATGCTCCTGGGTGAACAGTAACCAAAATATGATAGTAAATGTTTTAGAAATACAGAATTTTTTTGTAGATGTTCGTGTTAGTGTAACAAGAATGCTTGACAACTCTCAGGCGAAACGGAGTGGTAATGTTTCGTCGATGAAAAAAACAATTTGGGGGTAACATTTGGTGTTCTTTTTTTTGCGCACGCCAAAATGCTTAACACTTTTGCATAAAAAATTGAAGATAGCATTTGGATATGACTAATAACACATAGGATTTTTGTTGAGATTTTTTTTACATTACAAAAATAATTTCCGCACGCAGAGCACGTGCCCCCGGGAGCCAAAATGGATTTCCGAATGTGTCATATCTTTTTTTACATTGCAGATGGTCGGGGACATGCTTAATATGAACAAAATTTCACAATAAGGATTTTCATGACAGTGCACTTGATCTTTCTTGGTTTGTTGTAGATTAGTTCCTTCCATAGGTTTTGTTCATCTAGAAAAAAAATATAACTAGCTACAAAATCAACTTCACCCAACTAAGTAACTCATTTATGTCTTGGGTTTCAAATGCTTAAGTTTTATTTGAAGCATCAATAGTTAATCCAATGCTTAATCTTTTTTGTCATGCCACTGTAATTATTGATTCTTCTAATTTTTTTCATGGAAGAACCATTAGAATTGTGCAGAAGCACTAGAAAGTGAGGTTCTTATGCAACATGGCCAATATATTTAATTCTTGGTATTACAAGAAATAGTGTATGTTCTACAATCTCGATGTTGTACTTTTTTCCGTTTCTTTTAGGCCATCCTGCATTGCTTGGGGACAAGTGACATGCTTGATGTGCATGAGCCATAAGAATCTTTAAATTATGTACATACCTACAATACTGCATTTCTAGCTCCCTGCGATAGCTAATTCTATTGTAACACTCATATATTATTTTACTATTTGATCCATCTATTACTCCATCCGATCCATAATAAGTGCCCTAACCTTAATTCAAAGTTGTGACACTTATTATGGATCGAAGGGAGTATTACATTATTAAATGATAGAAAGCGAATGGctgaaatatactccctccgtcccataatataagaacgtttttgacactacactagtgtaaaaaacgttcttatattatgggacggagggagtaacagtAGAAAAATAGTTAAAAGGAACGGTTGTGATTTGCAGGAAATAAATACGTATGCATGTCTCCTTATCCCATATTTTTGCAGCCAGCCTAGGAAAGAGGCGAGTTAGTgttcagaaaaaaaaaacaatcaCTAGGCTTTTCCTAATATGTATGAAAGAGCCAGTCTGATTCGTATGGTATTTACGGTTAATATTTTCATGCTAACCTTTTTTTATCTAGCATTTCTCAAATTGTATGTGGGAGCCAATTCATGACGTCTAATTATTGTTGATGGTGACACACTGACATCGTAAAAGACAGCAATGATCAACTTTTATTGCTCATTATCTACTTGCATAGGAGTCAATTTGACACACAATTTAGTATTCCTCCGACCGGTTAGGAGCATGTAGTGGAACGAGAGCTAAGAAAAATATGGTTGTGTAAAAAAAAGATGAAGATAATTGAAAATTAATAACATTGTAAAAGCACATGCAGAGCCTTTTTTGGGGGAACATTAGAAGTGTTCAATAGATAATAATTATAAATTACACACTGTGAAGTGTTAGCTAACAAAAATGTAAGAATGGATGCATAAATCTAAATATGAAAAGTTAGATACTTAATTCCACACAATAAATAATCAAATTGCATCCATTAATTCAAATTATAGCGGATGAGAAGTTACGCATAAAATTAATCACATACAAATGAGTCTACCATAGGTCATAAAAAAACCTCCATATGTATGTGAAAACGTAGAGCCATTAAGATGAAAAAAAATGCGCATAACATTAACCACATACGAGCTACCCCGCCTGTAGCTCACTGCTCACCACATAAATAAAATTGCATAGAGCCGAGGAAATGGTATAGCCATTACTGATCATCTACCAAGATGTAAATAAGTATAGTTCTAGCTTGACACGTACACATCTAGATGTAAGGGTAATTTTTGCCATTTATGTTTCCACAAATGAGGCACACAAAGACCCTGAATGTGACAATACCTATCTGCAAATAGTAAGACAATTCTTTTGCAAGGGCCATATATGGACAATAAATCTTCAGAAGGTAAATAGGGATCAGACTCTGCAAGGCCAACCAATAATAGGAATACAACTGAAGGTCAACAAAATGCCAAATGAGTGTAAAAATAAAATCTCTAGTCACAATCTAGCTAAGTATCCCATACACGTGAATGATGTTGTAGGAGAGGCAATACAAAGATTTGCCAAGCAATAATGTTGTAGCTGAGAACTGCCAGTTAAGAATACGAGTTATCTTTCCGGTTTAGATATTGCATAATTGTTTAGAATATTAATGTCGTCTTTTGCCacgcattcaaagcgacgtcatcaattttcaacacgttctgacatcatttgttgttttttagtcatttaccgatttgtttagagagcgaaatgaccgtgaaattgaaaatcactacaaaaagaactctaaaaatgttggaacttggcatggtatcatcatttcacccgcatagcatgtgcaaaggagtggagagggtcacggcgaaaactggacgcacttcgtgtacaaactggacaatctctttcggggtatcagggtttcggacgggaactcatctgttacacgggcacttcaatgttttttaaacttatttgaactccagactattttgggttcagtatgcagcattcaaggcgacgttatcaatttccaacacgttctgacatcatttgctatttttcagtcatttaccgatttgtttagagagagcgaaatgaccgtgaaattgaaaatcactacaaaaagaactctgaaaatgttggaacttggcatggtatcatcatttcacccgcatagcatgtgcaaaggagtggagagggtcacggcgaaaactggacgcacttcgtgtacaaactggacaatctctttcggggtatcagggtttcggacgggaactcatctgttacacgggcacttcaatgttttttaaacttatttgaattccagactattttgggttcggTATGCAGCATTCacagcgacgtcatcaatttccaacacgctctaacatcatttgctgtttttcagtcatttagagagcgaaatgaccgtgaaattgaaaatcactacaaaatgaactctgaaaatgttggaagttggcatggtatcatcatttcacccgcatagcatgtgcaaaagagtagagagggtcacggcgaaaactggacgcacttcgtgtacaaactggacaatctctttcggagtatcagggtttcggacaagaactcatctgttacacgggcacttgaatgttttttaaacttatttgaactccagactattttgggttcagtatgcagcattcaaagcgacgtcatcaattttcaacacgttctgacatcattgctgtttttcagtcatttaccgatttgtttagagagcgaaatgaccgtgaaattgaaaatcactacaaaatgaagtctgaaaatgttggaacttggcatggtatcatcatttcacccgcatagcatgtgcaaaggagtagagagggtcacggcgaaaactggacgcacttcgtgtacaaactggataatctctttcggagtaggCGGGAGGAGATCTTTAGTACCGGCTTAGtgcgaacctttagtaccggttcatgccacgaaccggtactaaagaggctgGGGCCCGGCcagcccctttagtaccggttcgtggcatgaaccggtagtaaagatgttgtggcaggctgtttttagtcccacttcgctcccctagcaagatttttaccaccttaaactatcacaagcacttgttcttcattgaactctatgtgtagaatttgtggtcgcaatatgagtcttcaccggtttctaaaccgttgaggactcatattgacaattcaaattgtacacaaaaagatcaatgataatcaatgtattttttatgtatatttttacatgttacacgggcacttcaatgttttttaaacttatttgaactccagactattttgggttcagtatgcagcattcgaagcgacatcatcaatttccaacacgttctgacatcattcgcagtttttcagtcatttatcgatttgtttagagagagcgaaatgaccgtgaaattgaaaatcactacaaaatgaactctgaaaatgttggaacttggcatggtatcatcatttcacccgcatagcatgtgcaaaagagtagagagggtcacggcgaaaactggacgcacttcgtgtacaaactggacaatctctttcagggtatcagggtttcgaacgagaactcatctgttacacgggcagttcaatgttttttaaacttatttgaattccagactattttgggttcagtatgcagcattcacagcgacgtcatcaatttccaacacgttctgacatcatttgctgtttttcagtcatttaccgatttgtttagagagagcgaaatgaccgtgaaattgaaaatcactacaaaatgaactctgaaaatgttggaaattggcatggtatcttcatttaacccgcatagcatgtgcaaaagagtagagatggtcacggcgaaaactggacgcacttcgtgtacaaactggataatctctttcagagtatcagggtttcagacgagaactcatctgttacacgggcacttcaatgttttttaaacttatttgaactccagactattttgggttcagtatgcagcattcaaagcgacgtcatcaatttccaacacgttctgacatcatttgctatttttcagtcatttaccgatttatttagagagcgaaatgaccgtgaaattgaaaatcactacaaaatgaagtctgaaaatgttggaacttggcatggtatcatcatttcacccgcatagcatgtgcaaaggagtagagagggtcacggcgaaaactggacgcagttcgtgtacaaactggacaatctctttcggggtatcagggtttcggacaagaactcatctgttacacgggcacttcaatgttttttaaacttatttgaactccagactattttgggttcagtatgcagcattcaaagcgacgtcatctatttccaacacgttctgacatcatttgctatttttcagtcatttaccgatttatttagagagcgaaatgaccgtgaaattcaaaatcactacaaaatgaagtctgaaaatgttggaacttggcatggtatcatcatttcacccgcatagcatgtgcaaaggagtagagagggtcacggcgaaaactggacgcagttcgtgtacaaactggacaatctctttcggggtatcagggtttcggacaagaactcatctgttacacgggcacttcaatgttttttaaacttatttgaactccagactattttgggttcagtatgcagcattcaaagcgacgtcatcaattttcaacacgttctgacatcattgctgtttttcagtcatttaccgatttgtttagagagcgaaatgaccgtgaaattgaaaatcactacaaaatgaagtctgaaaatgttggaacttggcatggtatcatcatttcacccgcatagcatgtgcaaaagagtagagagggtcacggcgaaaactggacgcacttcgtttacaatctggacaatctcttttggagtatcagggtttcggacgagaactcatctgttacacgggcacttcaatgttttttaaacttatttgaactccagactatttcgggttcagtatgcagcattcaaagcgacgtcatcaattttcaacacgttctgacatcatttgctgtttttcagtcatttacctatttgtctagagagcgaaatgaccgtgaaattgaaaatcactacaaaaagaactctgaaaatgttggaacttggcatggtatcatcatttcacccgcatagcatgtgcaaaggagtagagagggtcacggcgaaaactggacgcacttcgtgtacaaactggacaatctcttcggggtagcagggtttcggacgggaactcatctgttacacgggcacttcaatgttttttaaacttatttgaactccagactattttgggtttagtatgcagcattcaaagcgacatcatcaatttccaacacgttctgacgtcatttgctatttttcagtcatttactgatttgtttagagagagcgaaatgaccgtgaaattgaaaataactacaaaatgaactctgaaaatgttggaacttggcatggtttcatcatttcacccgcatagcattttcaaaagagaagagaggttcacggcgaaaactggacgcacttcgtgtacaaactggacaatctctttcggggtatcagggtttcggacgagaactcatctgttacacgggcacttcaatgttttttaaacttatttgaattgcagactattttgggttcagtatgcagcattcacagcgacgtcatcaatttccaacacgctctaacatcatttgctgtttttcagtcatttactgatttgtttagagagagcgaaatgaccgtgaaattgaaaatcaccacaaaaggaactctgaaaatgttggaacttggcatggtatcatcatttcacccgcatagcatgtgcaaaagagtagagagggtcacggcgaaaactggacgcacttcgtgtacaaactggacaatctccttcggagtatcagggtttcggacgagaactcatctgttacacgggcacttcaatgttttttaaacttatttgaactccagactattttgggttcagtatgcagcattcaaagcgacgtcatcaattttcaacacgttctgacatcatttgctatttttcagtcatttaccgatttgtttagagagcgaaatgaccgtgaaattgaaaatcactacaaaatgaacactgaaaatgttggaacttggcatggtatcatcatttcacccgcatagcatgtgcaaaggagtagagagggtcacggcgaaaactggacgcacttcgtgtacaaactggacaatctctttcggggtatcagggtttcggacaagaactcatctgttacactggcacttcaatgttttttaaacttatttgaactccagactattttgggttcagtatgcagcattcaaaccgacgtcatcaatttccaacacgttctgacatcatttcctgtttttcagtcattta
This sequence is a window from Aegilops tauschii subsp. strangulata cultivar AL8/78 chromosome 7, Aet v6.0, whole genome shotgun sequence. Protein-coding genes within it:
- the LOC141027569 gene encoding uncharacterized protein encodes the protein MSGKKAKKRPTVVVTPGESDEATIVRFAREHSQYLQAELEHYQKRDVEAKKKGVKKEDEASPSTVILIESSDEDWGDSEEEDEGCDDPTKDKFWEQFRSSNDEE